Proteins encoded in a region of the Hyphomicrobiales bacterium genome:
- a CDS encoding alpha/beta hydrolase — protein sequence MLNKFNSNGVELAYRDVGEGEPIFLVHGFASNSYTNWVSPGWFDTLTGAGYRVIAHDNRGHGESEKLYDPALYDAPLMAEDVRSLMDHLEIESAYVMGYSMGTRISAFLCLNHPDRVKSAIFGGLGMGLINGVPGTMEIAHGLEVDDPSTLTDRGAIAFRAFADQTNSDRLALAACIRESRTKIKSDDIRRIQQPVLAAVGTQDDVAGDLEGLVDLLPKGEGLPIPRRDHMRAVGDKIYKAGVVEFLSRQL from the coding sequence ATGTTGAATAAATTCAATTCTAATGGCGTCGAGCTAGCCTATCGTGATGTGGGTGAGGGTGAGCCAATTTTTCTGGTGCATGGTTTTGCGTCTAATTCCTATACGAACTGGGTTTCTCCGGGTTGGTTCGATACGCTAACTGGTGCTGGATACCGCGTGATCGCACATGATAATCGTGGTCATGGGGAGAGCGAGAAACTCTATGATCCTGCGCTTTATGATGCTCCGCTGATGGCTGAGGATGTGCGCAGCCTCATGGATCATCTTGAAATTGAGTCGGCCTATGTGATGGGTTATTCTATGGGTACGCGTATTTCTGCATTTCTTTGTCTCAATCATCCTGATCGCGTTAAATCTGCTATTTTTGGGGGGCTTGGTATGGGGCTCATTAATGGCGTGCCGGGCACAATGGAAATTGCGCATGGTCTGGAAGTGGATGATCCATCCACTTTAACGGACCGGGGCGCTATTGCCTTTAGAGCCTTTGCGGATCAAACAAACAGCGATCGGCTAGCGCTTGCTGCGTGTATTCGAGAATCACGCACTAAAATTAAGTCCGATGACATTCGTCGAATTCAACAACCAGTTTTAGCAGCTGTTGGAACACAAGATGACGTGGCCGGTGACCTTGAGGGGCTGGTTGATTTATTACCAAAGGGGGAAGGGCTGCCTATTCCAAGGCGTGATCACATGCGAGCCGTGGGTGATAAAATCTATAAAGCAGGAGTTGTTGAGTTCTTATCGCGTCAACTTTGA
- a CDS encoding ETC complex I subunit, translated as MVARIYKPTKSAMQSGRGKTNGWMLDYDAEQPRQRDPLMGYTSSSDMKSQISLSFDTLEEAETYAKHNSIDYVVVKPKERKITRVAYADNFKYGRLLPWTH; from the coding sequence ATGGTTGCACGTATTTATAAGCCGACGAAATCTGCGATGCAGTCCGGACGGGGTAAAACCAATGGCTGGATGCTGGATTATGATGCAGAGCAGCCCCGCCAGCGTGATCCGTTGATGGGCTATACATCTTCAAGCGATATGAAAAGCCAAATCAGTTTATCCTTTGATACGCTGGAAGAGGCTGAGACCTATGCCAAACATAATTCTATCGACTATGTGGTTGTGAAGCCAAAAGAGCGCAAAATCACGCGCGTTGCTTACGCTGATAATTTCAAATATGGACGACTATTGCCTTGGACTCACTAA
- a CDS encoding zinc-finger domain-containing protein → MADTHIPHFSNDSGVEQIEIGVKEFMCVGAKAPFDHPHVFIDMGVEDVKVCPYCSTLYKYNPTLKSHETRPEGNLYTEDAA, encoded by the coding sequence ATGGCCGATACACATATTCCACACTTCTCTAACGATTCCGGTGTGGAACAGATCGAAATAGGCGTCAAGGAATTCATGTGCGTTGGCGCAAAAGCTCCTTTTGATCACCCTCATGTCTTCATCGACATGGGAGTAGAAGATGTGAAAGTATGCCCCTATTGTTCAACTCTTTATAAGTATAATCCCACTCTCAAATCGCATGAAACACGCCCTGAGGGTAATCTCTATACAGAAGATGCAGCATAA
- a CDS encoding FAD-dependent monooxygenase — protein sequence MAASAEKSVTIVGAGIAGITAALCLKQHSIPVKIIEKRANITTAGAGIQITPNAFRVLDGLGLGERIKTSGHAVNHLSVCTGRSNTMITRMPLGTDFERTHDAPYLVLKRQALIGALYEQAVAQDIDIQFNTKFAQKDGIIIGADGVWSSLRQQVNSVEASFSGRTAFRCMIAANQAPKWTATNDLAMWLGGNAHFVAYPVDEKGTLNLVCVVKDKQPEKRWSTPAAPSDILHHLKDWNDEIISLVQKGENWQRWPLYTVEPKQSWSRDNKVLIGDAAHAMVPFLAQGGAMAIEDAATLAHVIANKTNINDAFAVYQSLRKERVTRVWNEAKANGERYHWSSMMARTRDLGLKALGGKRLQQRYNWIYEWQPPS from the coding sequence TTGGCTGCATCCGCCGAAAAATCTGTAACGATTGTAGGCGCAGGCATTGCTGGAATAACAGCCGCTTTATGCCTGAAACAACACTCTATACCAGTAAAAATCATTGAAAAACGCGCCAATATCACCACGGCTGGTGCTGGTATTCAAATAACGCCAAATGCTTTCAGAGTCCTTGATGGGTTGGGCCTTGGTGAACGCATTAAAACATCCGGCCATGCGGTGAACCATCTCAGCGTCTGCACGGGCCGATCAAACACAATGATCACACGCATGCCGCTTGGAACAGATTTCGAGCGCACCCATGATGCTCCTTATCTGGTTTTAAAGCGTCAGGCCTTAATCGGCGCCCTTTATGAACAGGCCGTAGCACAAGACATCGACATTCAATTCAACACAAAATTCGCGCAGAAAGATGGGATCATCATCGGCGCTGATGGCGTGTGGTCATCGCTACGCCAACAAGTAAACTCTGTAGAGGCCAGCTTTTCTGGTCGCACAGCCTTTCGCTGCATGATTGCCGCAAATCAGGCACCAAAATGGACCGCAACCAATGACCTTGCCATGTGGCTTGGCGGCAATGCACACTTTGTAGCCTATCCAGTTGATGAGAAGGGCACGCTTAATCTCGTTTGTGTCGTGAAAGATAAACAACCAGAAAAACGCTGGTCCACCCCCGCTGCACCGAGTGATATTTTACACCATCTCAAAGATTGGAATGATGAAATCATCAGCCTTGTGCAAAAAGGCGAAAACTGGCAGCGCTGGCCGCTTTATACTGTTGAACCCAAACAATCATGGTCACGCGATAACAAGGTCCTGATTGGAGATGCAGCCCATGCCATGGTGCCTTTTTTGGCACAAGGCGGGGCCATGGCCATAGAAGATGCTGCAACGCTCGCCCATGTCATCGCCAACAAAACAAATATAAATGATGCCTTTGCCGTATACCAGTCATTACGAAAAGAACGCGTCACCCGCGTGTGGAACGAGGCAAAAGCGAACGGCGAGCGCTATCACTGGTCTAGCATGATGGCGCGTACCCGCGACCTTGGCTTGAAAGCATTAGGCGGCAAGCGTCTGCAACAACGCTATAACTGGATTTATGAATGGCAACCGCCATCGTGA
- a CDS encoding 4a-hydroxytetrahydrobiopterin dehydratase — protein sequence MAETLNKEELSAAIETLSGWIVSSEGKCLTKCFKFKDFIEAFGWMTRVSTVINKIDHHPEWTNVYGCVDVTLCTHDNNGITQLDVDLARAMNDISAGKGQFDTY from the coding sequence ATGGCCGAAACTTTAAATAAAGAAGAGCTCAGCGCTGCCATCGAAACATTGTCTGGATGGATAGTTTCAAGCGAAGGGAAATGCCTAACTAAATGCTTTAAATTTAAAGATTTCATCGAGGCATTCGGTTGGATGACACGTGTATCCACTGTTATTAATAAGATAGATCATCACCCTGAATGGACAAATGTTTACGGCTGTGTGGATGTGACACTTTGCACCCATGACAATAACGGAATCACACAACTGGATGTCGATTTAGCGCGTGCTATGAATGACATTTCTGCTGGCAAAGGCCAATTTGACACATACTAA
- a CDS encoding MBL fold metallo-hydrolase translates to MKNHQKLVLAALVSVGVIGGAASEAISTGLDTWKSGKNHNRIIDVQNNGGITEDTGKVGVSFYSNSSFKITSPRGLTVIVDPWRNDPSGAWGLWYRMDFPKIDVDIGMSTHAHFDHDAIDKVDANMLLDRMAGTFQLGDVKITGIADKHQCVAPGTVAWTEAVKQFEGREEICAPTNARHFDNTMFIIETGGLKFLMWGDNRPTPPQEVWDKIGEVDVVFLPVDGSRHILDYKQADSVFAKTGAKVAIPHHYLVPETTFYTSTLEPALEWVKTHEHTLLESASIEMEASDIKSKKNHVMYFGSNNMVTQ, encoded by the coding sequence ATGAAAAATCATCAAAAACTAGTTCTCGCAGCCCTCGTTTCCGTTGGTGTAATTGGTGGCGCGGCAAGTGAAGCAATAAGTACAGGGTTAGATACTTGGAAGTCGGGCAAGAACCACAATCGTATTATTGATGTTCAAAATAATGGCGGCATCACAGAAGATACAGGAAAGGTGGGCGTTTCATTTTATAGCAACTCATCCTTCAAAATCACATCACCGCGCGGCCTGACCGTTATTGTTGATCCGTGGCGCAATGACCCCTCAGGTGCTTGGGGACTATGGTACCGAATGGATTTTCCAAAGATTGATGTTGATATAGGCATGTCAACCCATGCCCATTTCGATCATGATGCGATCGATAAGGTAGACGCCAATATGCTCCTTGATCGTATGGCCGGAACTTTCCAGCTGGGCGATGTAAAAATCACAGGCATCGCAGACAAGCACCAATGCGTCGCACCGGGAACTGTTGCTTGGACAGAGGCCGTAAAGCAGTTTGAAGGCCGCGAAGAAATTTGCGCCCCAACCAACGCCCGCCATTTCGACAATACCATGTTTATCATTGAAACAGGTGGACTGAAATTTTTGATGTGGGGCGACAACCGACCCACACCACCACAAGAAGTCTGGGACAAAATTGGCGAAGTTGACGTTGTGTTTTTACCAGTCGACGGCTCAAGACATATTTTAGATTACAAACAGGCTGATTCAGTATTTGCTAAAACCGGCGCGAAGGTCGCAATCCCACACCATTATTTGGTGCCAGAGACAACCTTTTACACGTCAACTCTTGAACCAGCACTCGAATGGGTAAAAACCCACGAACATACATTGTTGGAATCAGCATCAATTGAAATGGAAGCAAGCGATATAAAATCAAAGAAAAACCACGTCATGTATTTCGGCTCCAACAATATGGTAACTCAATAA
- a CDS encoding fumarate hydratase, protein MADITEDDFVESVFDALQYVSYFHPPDFLQHMTAAYEREESPAAKSAMGQILVNSRMCALGRRPICQDTGTAHVFVRFGMGAKLLSNKSLQELADAAVRRAYLHDTNPLRASIVTEPFGKRKNSGDNTPCIVHVEMVEGDTIKVDVSAKGGGSENKAKFTVLEPSESVVDWVVNTVEKLGAGWCPPGVLGIGVGGSAEKAMIMAKQSLNEHMDMSELLRRGPSSLIEETRIEIFNRVNGLGIGAQGLGGNTTVLDVRIKTFPVHAASLPVALIPNCAATRHVSFELDGTGPADLTPPDISDWPEIVIDQTDGSSRRVDLDQLTDAEVESWRPGETILLSGKLLTGRDAAHKRMIETINKGEQMPVDLKGRAIYYVGPVDAVGDEVIGPAGPTTSTRMDRFTPQLLAATGLKVMIGKAERGPEAIEAIKKHKAAYLIAVGGSAYLVSKAVKSAQMVAYEDLGMEAIRELVIKDMPVTVAVDANGTSVHQTGPRQYRRAVE, encoded by the coding sequence ATGGCTGATATTACAGAAGATGATTTTGTTGAGAGCGTTTTTGATGCGCTTCAGTATGTGTCTTATTTTCATCCGCCGGATTTTCTTCAACATATGACGGCGGCTTATGAGCGGGAGGAAAGTCCGGCTGCGAAGTCTGCCATGGGGCAAATCTTGGTCAATTCTCGGATGTGTGCACTAGGACGGCGACCAATTTGTCAAGATACAGGCACGGCCCATGTTTTCGTGCGCTTTGGTATGGGCGCGAAGCTTTTGAGCAATAAGTCTTTGCAGGAATTGGCCGATGCGGCTGTGCGGCGTGCATATCTGCATGACACCAACCCGCTGCGAGCCTCGATTGTCACTGAGCCTTTTGGCAAGCGTAAGAATTCTGGCGATAATACGCCGTGCATTGTGCATGTTGAAATGGTGGAAGGAGACACCATAAAAGTGGATGTTTCTGCCAAGGGGGGTGGATCTGAGAATAAGGCGAAATTTACCGTTTTGGAGCCGTCTGAATCTGTTGTTGATTGGGTTGTGAACACGGTGGAAAAGCTGGGCGCAGGCTGGTGCCCGCCCGGTGTGCTTGGCATAGGGGTTGGTGGTAGCGCTGAAAAAGCCATGATTATGGCGAAGCAAAGCCTTAATGAGCATATGGATATGAGCGAGTTGCTGCGTCGTGGTCCTTCGTCATTGATAGAAGAAACCCGTATTGAGATTTTCAATCGTGTGAATGGGCTTGGTATTGGTGCGCAGGGGCTAGGTGGCAACACGACCGTGCTTGATGTGCGGATAAAAACATTTCCAGTTCATGCAGCATCACTGCCGGTGGCGCTAATCCCCAATTGTGCAGCAACGCGCCATGTGAGTTTTGAGCTGGATGGCACGGGACCGGCTGATTTGACGCCTCCTGATATTTCGGACTGGCCTGAGATCGTGATTGATCAGACAGATGGCAGCTCGCGGCGTGTGGATCTTGATCAATTGACGGACGCGGAGGTTGAAAGCTGGAGGCCGGGTGAAACTATTTTGCTTTCAGGCAAGCTTTTAACCGGTCGTGATGCAGCCCATAAGCGGATGATTGAGACGATCAACAAGGGCGAGCAGATGCCCGTCGACCTCAAAGGTCGCGCGATTTATTATGTGGGTCCAGTTGATGCGGTGGGCGATGAGGTTATTGGTCCAGCAGGGCCGACCACATCCACCCGTATGGATCGTTTCACGCCACAACTGTTGGCGGCCACTGGCCTTAAGGTGATGATTGGTAAGGCTGAGCGTGGGCCGGAAGCAATAGAGGCGATTAAAAAGCATAAGGCTGCTTATTTGATAGCTGTTGGTGGCTCGGCTTATTTGGTTTCAAAGGCTGTAAAGTCAGCGCAGATGGTGGCCTATGAAGATCTTGGAATGGAAGCCATACGCGAGCTTGTTATCAAGGACATGCCTGTGACGGTTGCCGTTGATGCCAATGGAACGTCTGTTCACCAGACAGGACCACGCCAGTATCGCCGCGCAGTCGAGTGA
- a CDS encoding lytic murein transglycosylase has protein sequence MMKRTLIVVGTVALTLMSSAAVAAQCGKNANGFNAFKKDFSAYAQKKGVGKRGIAALQGTQYSSATIKFDRVQRKSFKKGFDAFYKLRTTGLKRPSLAKLKKHAGVFASVEKRFGVPKEVLVTIWGMETAFGRFSGKHDVITSLATLTHDCRRSDFFRPHLLGALQILDNGWMPRSQMRGARHGEIGQTQFLPGNYVAFSVDFDGDGRRNLVSSVPDVLASTANFLKRKGWKAGGSYQPGSHNYNVLKTWNAATVYQKSIAKFAATL, from the coding sequence ATGATGAAAAGAACATTGATCGTCGTGGGCACAGTAGCACTCACACTTATGTCGAGCGCAGCAGTTGCCGCACAATGTGGGAAAAATGCCAACGGATTCAATGCATTCAAAAAAGATTTCTCAGCCTACGCCCAAAAGAAAGGTGTTGGCAAACGCGGTATTGCTGCCCTTCAAGGAACCCAATATTCCTCAGCGACGATAAAATTTGATCGCGTTCAGCGCAAATCTTTCAAGAAAGGCTTCGATGCCTTTTATAAACTACGCACAACCGGGCTCAAAAGACCTTCATTAGCTAAACTGAAAAAACACGCTGGCGTCTTTGCCAGTGTTGAAAAACGATTTGGCGTACCCAAAGAGGTTCTTGTAACCATTTGGGGTATGGAAACCGCTTTTGGACGCTTTTCCGGCAAACATGATGTGATCACCTCGCTCGCCACCCTCACCCACGATTGCCGCCGCTCCGATTTCTTCCGCCCTCATTTACTGGGCGCTTTACAAATCCTCGACAACGGTTGGATGCCACGCTCCCAAATGCGCGGCGCGCGCCACGGCGAAATCGGACAAACCCAGTTTCTACCCGGAAACTATGTCGCCTTTAGTGTAGATTTCGACGGTGATGGTCGCCGCAACCTTGTAAGTTCAGTGCCTGACGTCCTTGCTTCTACGGCCAATTTTCTCAAGAGGAAAGGCTGGAAAGCAGGTGGTAGCTACCAACCCGGCAGCCATAACTATAACGTGCTGAAGACATGGAACGCGGCCACGGTTTATCAAAAATCCATCGCCAAATTCGCCGCCACGCTTTGA
- a CDS encoding cold shock domain-containing protein, protein MEIKFNNDTAVGEKPEANDEANVNLREISGYIKWFDVSKGFGFIVPDDGSQDVLLHVTCLRRDGYQTAYEGARVVCEIAERTRGYQAFRIISMDESTALHPSQIEPSASYTPVEATSGFVPATVKWFNRIKGYGFLMLQDTEEDLFIHMETLRRYGIAELRPGQIMTVRYGNGAKGLMVAEIRPSDFSGLPASH, encoded by the coding sequence ATGGAAATCAAATTTAATAATGACACAGCTGTTGGTGAAAAGCCTGAGGCAAATGATGAGGCAAATGTAAACCTGAGAGAAATTTCCGGCTACATCAAGTGGTTCGATGTTTCTAAGGGGTTTGGTTTTATAGTCCCTGATGATGGTTCACAAGATGTACTGTTGCATGTGACTTGCTTACGGCGCGACGGATATCAGACAGCTTATGAGGGTGCACGTGTTGTTTGCGAGATTGCTGAGCGCACGCGAGGCTATCAAGCGTTTCGTATCATAAGTATGGATGAATCAACTGCTTTGCATCCATCGCAGATAGAGCCATCAGCTTCCTATACACCTGTTGAAGCAACTAGCGGCTTTGTTCCGGCAACCGTTAAATGGTTTAATCGGATCAAAGGCTATGGGTTTTTGATGTTGCAAGATACGGAAGAAGACCTGTTTATCCATATGGAGACTTTGCGTCGTTATGGTATTGCGGAGCTTCGCCCGGGACAGATTATGACTGTTCGTTATGGTAATGGTGCCAAAGGATTGATGGTTGCGGAAATTCGTCCATCTGACTTTAGTGGTTTGCCTGCTTCTCACTAA
- a CDS encoding Sir2 family NAD-dependent protein deacetylase has product MVLDDLDECRAALKKFMESAAPVCFFTGAGISTQSGIPDFRSPGGIWSQYRIIEYGEFLDSEDARLEDWDRRFHMYELFRQAKPNAAHALIAHMMEAGRAVGVITQNIDGLHHRAAGGTRNNDKLNDRIVEFHGTGAHAHCLSCAQQFQILDMKRHVEEEGTAPRCSCGGLIKAAVVSFGENVPETYLERAVAMVDSAKNMVVIGSSLQVWPASGLLERALSCGASLCIINREKTSFDSKAELVLRGDSTEITDNIGFYWGVFS; this is encoded by the coding sequence ATGGTTTTAGACGATTTGGATGAGTGTCGAGCGGCTTTAAAAAAATTTATGGAAAGTGCTGCGCCGGTCTGTTTTTTCACAGGGGCAGGCATTAGCACGCAATCCGGCATCCCTGATTTTAGAAGCCCAGGCGGTATTTGGTCGCAATATAGGATCATTGAATATGGCGAATTTTTGGACAGCGAAGACGCGCGACTGGAAGATTGGGACCGACGTTTTCATATGTATGAGCTTTTCAGGCAAGCCAAACCAAATGCGGCTCATGCGTTGATTGCCCATATGATGGAGGCGGGGCGCGCAGTTGGCGTGATCACTCAAAATATTGATGGGTTGCATCATCGCGCAGCGGGTGGAACTCGTAATAATGATAAATTGAATGATAGAATCGTCGAATTTCATGGCACTGGAGCCCATGCTCATTGTTTGTCTTGTGCGCAGCAGTTCCAAATATTGGACATGAAACGTCATGTGGAAGAAGAGGGCACAGCGCCGCGATGCTCTTGTGGTGGGTTGATTAAAGCAGCCGTGGTCTCTTTTGGTGAGAATGTGCCTGAGACCTATCTGGAGCGTGCTGTAGCCATGGTTGATTCGGCAAAAAATATGGTGGTAATAGGGTCTTCTTTACAGGTTTGGCCAGCCAGTGGTTTGCTGGAGCGTGCATTAAGCTGCGGTGCTTCATTGTGCATCATAAACCGTGAAAAAACTTCTTTTGATTCGAAAGCAGAACTGGTGTTGAGGGGGGATTCCACAGAAATAACTGATAATATTGGTTTTTACTGGGGGGTGTTTTCTTAA
- the cysE gene encoding serine O-acetyltransferase, which produces MSIQSSKSHLKTVDPVWNEIRREAESAVHREPTVSSMMYSAILNHETLEEVIAARIADRLENRDLRSSVFVEAYRDAIADQPSIGEMMRADITAVYERDPACERFIEPVLYFKGFQTLQAHRLAHWLLARGHRDLALIIQSSISMRFQVDINPAVKLGQGIFLDHATGVVIGETAVIGDNVSILQNVTLGGTGKSGGDRHPKIGDGVLIGAGAKVLGNIRVGHCSRIASGSVVLKEVPPETTVAGVPAKVVGKGGCSEPSRSMDQILAEKEDLFIGQGI; this is translated from the coding sequence GTGAGTATTCAATCTTCTAAGTCACATCTTAAAACAGTTGACCCTGTTTGGAATGAAATAAGACGTGAGGCGGAGTCTGCGGTTCATCGTGAGCCAACTGTTTCCAGCATGATGTATTCTGCGATTTTGAATCATGAAACACTCGAAGAAGTAATTGCCGCGCGCATTGCTGACCGCCTAGAGAACCGCGATTTGCGCTCGTCTGTTTTTGTTGAGGCCTATCGTGATGCGATAGCTGATCAACCATCAATTGGCGAGATGATGCGTGCGGATATTACGGCTGTTTATGAACGCGATCCGGCTTGTGAACGGTTTATTGAGCCGGTGCTCTATTTCAAAGGATTTCAAACGCTCCAAGCCCACCGTCTTGCGCATTGGCTTTTGGCGCGCGGGCATCGTGATCTCGCGCTGATCATTCAGTCATCAATTTCCATGCGTTTTCAAGTAGATATCAATCCTGCCGTGAAGCTGGGCCAAGGTATATTTTTGGATCATGCAACTGGTGTTGTCATTGGCGAGACGGCTGTTATTGGCGATAATGTTTCTATTTTGCAAAATGTGACATTGGGTGGCACTGGCAAATCTGGTGGTGACCGTCATCCTAAAATTGGTGATGGCGTCTTAATTGGTGCAGGTGCCAAGGTTCTTGGTAATATCAGGGTTGGCCATTGTTCGCGCATTGCCTCCGGTTCTGTTGTCTTAAAAGAAGTGCCGCCTGAAACAACCGTTGCTGGTGTGCCAGCCAAGGTTGTGGGCAAAGGTGGTTGTTCGGAACCATCGCGCTCTATGGATCAGATTTTGGCTGAAAAAGAAGATTTATTCATTGGCCAAGGTATTTAG
- a CDS encoding DUF192 domain-containing protein: MIMRYFFACLFSCLLFITAVFAQEPVELRLEQTVEISGKGKATRFCAHAADDPESRTIGLMFQENLPELGGMIFDFQETDIVHMWMRNTILSLDMVFISDTGKIVKIAKNTKPFSLEIISSDVPARSVLEINAGIADKYGLQVGDSVVVSATKCILP; encoded by the coding sequence ATGATCATGCGTTATTTTTTTGCCTGTCTGTTTTCCTGTCTTTTATTCATAACTGCTGTCTTTGCACAAGAACCAGTTGAACTGCGTCTTGAACAAACCGTTGAGATCAGCGGCAAGGGCAAGGCAACACGATTTTGTGCTCATGCGGCTGATGACCCTGAATCACGTACCATTGGGTTGATGTTTCAAGAAAATTTGCCGGAATTGGGCGGTATGATTTTCGATTTTCAGGAAACAGACATCGTGCATATGTGGATGCGTAATACAATTTTGTCGCTTGATATGGTTTTTATCAGCGATACGGGAAAAATTGTAAAAATTGCCAAGAACACAAAACCTTTTTCGCTGGAAATTATTTCATCCGATGTGCCCGCGCGCAGCGTTTTGGAAATTAATGCAGGCATTGCGGACAAATATGGCCTCCAAGTTGGTGATAGCGTGGTGGTTAGCGCAACAAAATGCATACTTCCATAA
- a CDS encoding CaiB/BaiF CoA-transferase family protein, translating to MKDLEGLLVVSVEQAVAAPYASGKLADAGARVLKIERPEGDFARGYDKHVNGNSSYFVWLNRGKQSICLDLKKPEDHAILNRMLTQADIFIQNLAPGAIERIGFDPAKLRDKNPRLIICSISGYGHEGPWRDQKAYDLLIQAESGLCAINGTEDAPARVGISVCDIAAGMTAHQSILQALYARERTGQGRQINISLFHALSDWMNVPYLQHRYGKATPKRVGLKHPSIAPYGAYTCRDGKVVLISIQNEREWQNLCTIVLGRPELSREEGFANNSDRVANRTIVDGIFDNFFKKHEREENIALLKKADIAYGRLSDLDDLMAHPQNRFIRVETENGEAELLAPAAVVAGRSETYGPVPKLNEHGAKLRSEFGSN from the coding sequence ATGAAAGACCTCGAAGGATTGCTCGTCGTCTCGGTAGAACAAGCGGTCGCGGCACCCTATGCTTCTGGCAAATTGGCCGATGCAGGCGCGCGTGTTTTAAAAATCGAACGCCCCGAGGGGGATTTCGCGCGTGGATACGATAAACACGTCAACGGCAACAGCTCATATTTTGTCTGGCTCAACCGTGGCAAACAATCAATCTGCCTTGATCTAAAAAAGCCTGAAGATCACGCGATCCTCAACCGTATGCTAACCCAAGCAGACATCTTCATTCAAAATCTTGCGCCTGGTGCGATTGAGCGCATTGGCTTTGATCCGGCCAAACTGCGTGACAAAAACCCGCGTCTTATCATCTGCTCGATCTCCGGATATGGGCATGAAGGCCCGTGGCGAGATCAAAAAGCTTATGATTTGCTGATACAGGCCGAAAGCGGATTATGTGCGATCAACGGCACTGAGGATGCCCCCGCACGAGTCGGAATCTCTGTGTGCGATATCGCAGCCGGCATGACAGCGCATCAATCCATCCTCCAAGCTCTTTATGCCCGCGAACGCACTGGCCAGGGTCGCCAAATCAATATTTCCTTATTTCACGCCCTCTCCGATTGGATGAATGTCCCCTATCTCCAACATCGCTACGGCAAAGCCACCCCAAAACGCGTAGGTCTCAAACACCCCTCCATCGCCCCTTACGGCGCTTATACCTGTCGTGATGGCAAAGTGGTTTTGATTTCAATTCAAAACGAACGAGAATGGCAAAATCTTTGCACCATTGTCTTAGGCAGGCCAGAGCTGAGTCGAGAAGAAGGCTTCGCCAATAATTCTGACCGCGTCGCCAACCGCACAATTGTTGACGGCATTTTTGATAATTTTTTCAAAAAGCATGAGCGCGAAGAAAATATCGCCCTTCTAAAGAAAGCCGACATTGCCTATGGCCGTCTCTCGGATTTGGATGATTTGATGGCACACCCCCAAAACCGGTTTATACGGGTTGAGACTGAAAACGGAGAAGCTGAACTTTTAGCCCCCGCCGCTGTTGTGGCCGGCAGAAGCGAAACATACGGTCCCGTACCGAAATTGAATGAGCATGGCGCTAAATTGCGCAGCGAATTTGGCTCAAATTAA
- a CDS encoding DUF3126 family protein, translating into MDKTEILRLETYLKKRFNSTALEVRGRPTKKDSAEVYIADEFVGVIYVDEEDGERSYDLNIAILDIDLDEA; encoded by the coding sequence GTGGACAAGACAGAAATCCTGCGCCTTGAGACCTATCTCAAAAAACGCTTTAATTCGACTGCTCTTGAAGTACGTGGTCGCCCGACAAAAAAGGATTCTGCTGAAGTTTATATAGCGGATGAATTTGTTGGCGTTATCTATGTTGATGAGGAAGATGGCGAACGTTCTTATGATTTGAATATCGCTATTCTTGATATTGATTTGGACGAAGCCTAA